Proteins encoded in a region of the Procambarus clarkii isolate CNS0578487 chromosome 28, FALCON_Pclarkii_2.0, whole genome shotgun sequence genome:
- the LOC123755176 gene encoding cuticle protein CP14.6-like, which translates to MKSVILAVVVAVAAAAPQYGAPQAPTRYGGSSEEVPIIRHDFVQGDYGGYKLDVETGNGIVVSEAGAPGASGAIASSGSYSYTAPDGTPVLVKFVADENGYQPQSDLLPVAPAFPHPIPQFVLDQIAFAAAEDAAAARGKSSGPSASYGPPQ; encoded by the exons ATGAAGTCT GTAATTCTCGCCGTCGTTGTGGCCGTGGCCGCCGCCGCCCCCCAGTACGGCGCCCCTCAGGCTCCTACCCGCTACGGTGGCTCCAGCGAGGAGGTGCCCATTATCAGACACGATTTTGTGCAGGGGGATTACGGCGGCTACAAACTTGACGTGGAGACTGGCAACGGCATCGTGGTGTCAGAAGCTGGCGCTCCAGGAGCCTCTGGTGCCATCGCCAGCTCTGGCTCTTACTC CTACACTGCTCCTGACGGCACTCCCGTCCTCGTTAAGTTCGTCGCCGACGAGAACGGCTACCAGCCCCAGTCTGACCTGCTGCCAGTGGCTCCTGCCTTCCCCCATCCAATCCCCCAGTTCGTGCTGGACCAGATCGCCTTCGCTGCTGCAGAAGACGCTGCCGCCGCCCGCGGCAAGTCCTCTGGTCCCTCCGCCAGCTATGGTCCTCCCCAGTAA